The Pedobacter mucosus genome window below encodes:
- a CDS encoding ligand-binding sensor domain-containing protein has translation MNRILFTFILSMIGGVCAAQPYYFRHYQVENGLSNNSVFCTAQDRDGFLWVGTKDGLNRFDGYQFKTYRHDPAKPGSLGNDLVYVIHRDPANHLWVGTNSGVYLYIPQTETFRIIEGTAHLRINDLASDNNGNLWIISLRRTYRYDITAKKLSAFGNKAAFDATSVSKMRDGSIWLTTLQGTIEEYEPGQKRFKSHDVMDESNPKENSWATKTLDMGSGRILIGTANQGIKTFDRKTGITTALLTFNSNKTSIYVRDMIRVSDKEFWIASESGIYVYNGKKISRLNKQYGNVYSLSDNAVYTLFKDRENGIWAGTYFGGLNYCSDQYSVFTKYFPQKGVNSISGSDVREICRDGKGNLWIGTEDAGLNMLDAKTGLFTNFLPDGKPSSISYSNIHGLLIDGNRLWIGTFEHGLDVMDISTRKVIRHYTPGKGNALQNGFILTFCKTRNGDILLATIVGLYRYDSQKDDFILIEGLPLISYTTITEDSYGNIWAGSFNHGLIRFRLGRKGFLQFEHDDTKPASLTHNAINGVFEDRAKNIWVTTDGGGLNRFRAKNNNFEHITVKEGLPSNFLFRIVEDAERKLWVGSSRGLIRFDPENKEIKVYSSSSGLLTDQFNYNSAYQDTGGRIYFGSVRGMISFNPKDLKNITVQPSVKITGFQINNEEIGVQRKSVLTKSILNTDKIVLSDSQSSFSLDFAAISFLSPEMTQYAYRMKGIGEDWNYLKTNRKVYFTKLSAGEYLFEVRALGNGNAAWTKNNPRLSISVLPPLYKSTLAYALYSVVLLLTVIYFFRLYHFRMLNKNKRRMERFENKKEKEIYQAKIEFFTNIAHEIRTPLTLIKGPMGDLIKEASSAPYMEKKLRIMERNTERLFKLTNQLLDFRKTEVNGFSLNFVKANISEILNDIFAVFEAVADQKKLTYRLILPELKIEAYIDTEAFYKIISNLIDNAIKYSGTLIEVRLRIAQENPDVFLVTVANDGKPIAPELHKKIFEPFFRATEAQMKQGTGIGLSLSRSLAELHGGNITVIQNDSAHNIFVLELPLHQLIEFNLKGKWKKRQ, from the coding sequence TTGAACAGAATCCTCTTTACCTTCATATTATCAATGATAGGCGGTGTCTGCGCTGCACAACCTTATTATTTCAGACATTACCAGGTGGAAAACGGTTTATCAAACAATTCCGTGTTCTGCACGGCCCAGGATAGGGACGGCTTTTTGTGGGTCGGGACAAAAGACGGTTTGAACCGTTTTGATGGTTACCAGTTCAAAACCTACCGTCATGATCCCGCCAAGCCGGGCAGTTTGGGCAATGACCTGGTATATGTAATCCACAGGGATCCTGCCAATCACCTCTGGGTGGGCACAAACAGCGGGGTCTACCTCTATATCCCGCAGACCGAGACCTTCCGAATCATAGAGGGTACAGCGCATCTGCGTATAAATGACCTTGCAAGTGATAATAACGGAAATTTATGGATAATTTCCCTCAGGCGGACCTACCGATACGACATCACCGCAAAGAAGCTGTCGGCCTTTGGCAACAAAGCGGCCTTTGATGCTACCTCGGTTTCGAAAATGCGGGATGGCAGCATCTGGCTAACAACCCTGCAGGGGACTATAGAGGAATATGAGCCGGGACAGAAGCGCTTTAAGTCCCATGATGTAATGGATGAGTCAAACCCAAAGGAAAATAGCTGGGCCACAAAGACCCTGGACATGGGCAGTGGGCGCATCCTGATTGGGACGGCAAATCAGGGCATCAAAACCTTTGACCGAAAGACGGGGATTACAACTGCGCTGCTGACTTTCAACAGCAATAAAACCTCGATTTACGTGCGGGATATGATAAGGGTCTCGGACAAGGAGTTCTGGATTGCCTCAGAATCTGGAATATATGTCTATAACGGAAAAAAAATTTCCCGTCTCAATAAGCAATATGGTAATGTCTATTCGCTGTCGGATAACGCGGTCTATACCCTTTTCAAAGACCGGGAAAATGGCATATGGGCGGGAACCTACTTTGGCGGGCTGAACTACTGTTCGGACCAGTATTCGGTTTTTACAAAATATTTTCCCCAGAAGGGCGTCAATTCCATAAGCGGAAGCGATGTCCGGGAGATCTGCAGGGATGGAAAGGGAAATCTATGGATTGGTACGGAGGATGCAGGACTGAATATGCTGGATGCCAAAACCGGCTTGTTCACAAATTTTCTGCCCGATGGTAAGCCCTCGAGCATTTCCTATTCGAATATACACGGACTCCTCATCGACGGGAACAGATTATGGATCGGAACCTTCGAGCATGGCCTGGATGTAATGGACATCAGTACCAGGAAGGTTATCCGGCACTATACCCCCGGAAAGGGGAATGCCCTGCAGAACGGGTTCATCCTTACTTTCTGCAAAACCAGGAACGGCGATATCCTGCTGGCCACAATCGTTGGTTTGTACCGTTACGACAGTCAAAAAGACGACTTTATCCTCATTGAAGGGCTGCCACTGATCTCCTATACCACCATCACCGAGGACAGCTACGGAAATATCTGGGCGGGATCCTTCAATCACGGGCTAATCCGTTTCAGGCTCGGCCGAAAGGGATTCCTCCAGTTTGAGCACGACGATACCAAGCCGGCCAGCCTCACCCACAATGCTATCAACGGCGTATTTGAGGACAGGGCAAAAAACATCTGGGTAACTACCGACGGCGGCGGACTAAACCGTTTCCGTGCGAAAAATAATAATTTTGAGCACATTACCGTAAAAGAAGGGCTGCCGAGCAACTTTCTTTTCAGGATCGTGGAAGATGCGGAAAGAAAGCTGTGGGTGGGCAGCAGCCGGGGGCTGATCAGATTTGACCCGGAAAACAAAGAAATTAAGGTCTATTCCAGTTCGAGCGGCCTGCTTACCGATCAGTTCAATTACAATTCCGCATACCAGGATACCGGCGGACGCATCTATTTTGGAAGCGTAAGGGGGATGATCAGTTTTAATCCAAAAGACCTTAAAAACATCACCGTACAGCCCTCGGTGAAAATTACCGGCTTCCAGATCAATAATGAGGAAATCGGCGTCCAGAGAAAATCGGTACTAACTAAATCAATCCTGAACACCGACAAAATAGTACTGAGCGATTCCCAGTCTTCCTTCAGCCTTGATTTTGCCGCCATTAGCTTTCTCTCCCCCGAAATGACCCAGTACGCCTACCGGATGAAAGGCATTGGAGAAGATTGGAACTATCTGAAGACCAACCGCAAGGTCTATTTCACCAAACTTTCGGCCGGCGAATACCTGTTCGAGGTCAGGGCACTGGGCAACGGGAATGCCGCATGGACAAAAAACAACCCGCGCCTGTCCATTTCCGTCCTGCCTCCCTTATACAAGAGCACACTCGCCTATGCTCTGTACTCGGTAGTGCTTTTGTTAACGGTAATATATTTTTTCAGGCTATACCATTTCAGGATGTTGAACAAGAACAAACGGCGGATGGAACGTTTCGAAAACAAAAAGGAAAAAGAAATCTACCAGGCCAAAATCGAGTTTTTCACAAATATCGCCCACGAAATCAGAACGCCTCTTACCCTGATTAAAGGGCCTATGGGGGATCTGATCAAGGAAGCCTCGAGCGCTCCTTATATGGAAAAGAAATTAAGGATTATGGAGCGGAACACCGAGCGTCTTTTTAAGCTGACCAATCAGCTCCTGGATTTTCGCAAAACTGAGGTAAACGGCTTTTCGCTGAATTTTGTAAAGGCCAATATTTCAGAAATCCTGAATGATATCTTTGCCGTTTTTGAGGCTGTCGCAGACCAAAAAAAACTCACTTACAGGCTTATTCTTCCTGAACTGAAAATAGAAGCCTACATCGATACTGAGGCTTTTTACAAGATCATAAGCAATCTGATCGACAATGCCATCAAATATAGCGGCACCCTCATCGAAGTGAGGCTACGGATAGCCCAGGAGAACCCGGATGTATTCCTGGTCACGGTAGCCAATGACGGAAAGCCGATTGCACCCGAACTGCACAAAAAAATATTCGAGCCCTTTTTCCGGGCGACCGAAGCACAGATGAAGCAGGGAACGGGAATCGGGCTGTCCCTGTCCAGGTCTCTGGCAGAACTGCACGGGGGGAATATTACGGTTATCCAAAATGACAGCGCACATAATATTTTTGTACTTGAACTGCCCCTACACCAATTAATTGAATTTAACCTTAAAGGAAAATGGAAAAAAAGACAGTGA
- a CDS encoding SusC/RagA family TonB-linked outer membrane protein has protein sequence MKHKVLLLKVMSITFLQFVIPASFISMALANNNKMYERIKNNYIDVIPAKVEFTVSGKVVEEKSGTPISGVTIKLKNSTLTVVTDDQGAYRITVPDEKAVLVFSHLGYEVLERPVGSSRTVNISLKSSPANLDDVIVVGYGTQKKADVTGSVARANLDDFRNSPTTNIANLLQGTVPGLNVGQVNRAGATPSFSIRGQNTLGGNQNVLIVLDGVQYNGSLTSINPDDIATIDILKDASATAVYGAQAANGVLLITSRKGVAGKTRISFSSQYATQKPNVDLRPMGRDEYLDHVRYLYYEQAFLAPGFTQPNPAFNLANMVDVSMRDAQGNLFPNDFSWYDEATRTGSVLDNQLSVSGGSDKITYLLSGNLTRNVGFINNDLFKRKGIRANIESKATSWLTLGLQSFGSFVNEDGVEPAFATINSMSPLILPWDANGNLKVNPYNSNLTNPLLSYQADDMDRKNYFFANVYANVQLPLKGLSYRVSFGNNYRVELKNISNQYDANLTGQASKENTIYYDYTFDNLLTYNKTIGKHNFTGTLLYGAIERDNSYTRAYATGFSRLTLGYNNLQQGTNRFAVSNAWKETLNYQMFRLNYNFDSKYLLTGTIRRDGFSGFAENNKYGVFPSVSLGWDISKESFFNVGWVDNLKLRVGYGVAGNQTTRYSSLANVDVTAAYVYGDGGSTQFGQQVNSLTNPNLRWEKTKGLNLGLEFMLWKNRLSGVIEYYDTKTSDLLYLVNIPNTTGFTNILTNVGELANKGLELSLNSKNIVAGHFQWTSTLNFSRNRNKVLKLLGDNNGDGIEDDLPQSGLFIGQTAGTIFDYQTNGIYQIGEQIPAGYSPGTYRIVDQNGDGVINASDRTILGTSNPGFRMSLLNNFQYKNFTLSVFLNSIQGDDRSWLSSNTPRKIRDDNSIRENYLTGIDFWAPDNPGGKYPRSIVSATLNPSIYQSRNFVRLQDVSLSYKFTGRFIEHLKLQNLNVFVSGRNLATWTNWEGWDPETNQGWSNDGRPVLKSYSLGLNVTF, from the coding sequence ATGAAACATAAAGTTTTACTCCTCAAAGTTATGAGCATTACGTTCTTGCAGTTTGTTATTCCCGCGAGCTTCATTTCGATGGCGTTGGCAAATAATAACAAGATGTACGAACGCATTAAAAATAATTATATAGATGTGATACCCGCTAAAGTGGAATTTACGGTTAGTGGTAAGGTGGTGGAGGAAAAAAGCGGTACGCCGATTTCCGGGGTGACTATAAAGTTAAAAAACAGCACCTTAACAGTAGTTACCGATGATCAGGGTGCCTACAGGATTACAGTTCCGGATGAAAAGGCTGTTCTGGTTTTTTCCCACCTGGGTTATGAGGTGCTCGAAAGGCCGGTTGGCTCGTCACGAACGGTGAATATTTCCCTCAAATCCAGTCCGGCAAATCTTGACGATGTCATCGTTGTAGGCTATGGTACACAGAAAAAAGCCGATGTGACCGGTTCTGTTGCACGTGCGAACCTGGATGATTTCAGAAACTCCCCGACAACAAATATTGCAAACCTTTTGCAGGGTACCGTTCCGGGTCTGAACGTGGGTCAGGTAAACAGGGCCGGCGCGACGCCTTCCTTTAGCATCAGGGGACAGAATACCCTAGGCGGAAACCAGAACGTGCTTATCGTACTTGACGGGGTCCAATACAATGGTTCCCTAACCTCTATCAACCCTGACGACATCGCAACTATAGATATCTTGAAAGATGCCAGTGCCACCGCGGTATATGGTGCGCAGGCGGCCAACGGGGTACTGCTCATTACCAGCAGAAAAGGGGTTGCCGGAAAAACCAGGATCTCCTTTTCCTCCCAGTATGCCACCCAGAAACCGAATGTTGATCTCAGGCCTATGGGCAGGGATGAGTATCTGGACCACGTCCGTTACCTATACTATGAACAGGCTTTTTTAGCTCCAGGGTTTACCCAGCCCAACCCGGCCTTCAACCTGGCCAATATGGTGGACGTCTCGATGAGAGATGCCCAGGGAAACCTGTTTCCAAACGACTTTAGCTGGTACGACGAGGCAACGCGGACCGGTTCGGTACTCGATAACCAGCTCAGCGTCTCGGGCGGTTCGGATAAAATAACATATCTGCTATCAGGCAATCTGACCCGCAATGTGGGATTTATCAATAACGACCTTTTTAAAAGAAAGGGCATCCGGGCCAATATCGAATCCAAGGCGACCAGCTGGCTGACCCTCGGTCTGCAGTCTTTCGGCTCATTTGTTAACGAGGATGGGGTGGAACCAGCTTTTGCCACCATCAACTCCATGTCGCCGCTCATCCTGCCATGGGATGCCAATGGAAACCTAAAGGTCAATCCCTATAATTCAAATCTGACCAACCCGCTTTTGAGCTACCAGGCTGATGACATGGACCGCAAGAACTATTTTTTTGCGAACGTTTACGCAAATGTCCAATTACCCCTTAAAGGGCTTAGCTATAGGGTTAGTTTTGGCAACAACTACCGGGTGGAGCTGAAAAATATTTCCAATCAGTACGATGCCAACCTGACCGGTCAGGCTTCTAAAGAAAATACGATCTACTATGACTATACTTTTGATAACCTGCTGACCTACAATAAGACTATTGGTAAGCACAATTTCACAGGTACGCTATTGTACGGAGCCATAGAGCGGGACAATAGCTATACCAGGGCCTACGCGACAGGTTTTTCCCGTTTAACGCTTGGTTATAACAACCTGCAACAGGGAACCAACAGATTTGCGGTGTCCAACGCCTGGAAGGAAACCCTCAATTACCAGATGTTCCGTTTGAATTATAACTTCGACAGTAAGTACCTGCTTACCGGAACCATTAGAAGAGACGGGTTTTCAGGCTTTGCCGAAAATAATAAGTACGGCGTCTTTCCTTCTGTATCCCTTGGCTGGGACATCTCCAAAGAATCCTTTTTTAATGTCGGATGGGTGGACAACCTTAAACTTAGGGTAGGTTATGGCGTAGCGGGGAACCAGACAACAAGATACTCTTCTCTGGCGAATGTTGATGTCACGGCTGCCTATGTTTACGGCGACGGGGGCTCCACGCAGTTTGGCCAGCAGGTAAACTCCCTGACCAATCCCAATTTGAGATGGGAGAAAACCAAAGGACTGAATCTGGGGCTGGAGTTTATGCTCTGGAAGAACAGGTTGTCAGGGGTAATAGAATATTATGATACCAAGACCTCTGATCTTCTCTATCTGGTCAACATTCCCAATACGACCGGTTTTACCAATATCCTTACTAATGTCGGGGAACTTGCCAATAAGGGTCTCGAACTCTCACTTAATTCCAAAAATATCGTTGCTGGTCATTTCCAATGGACCTCAACGCTGAATTTCTCCCGTAACAGAAATAAGGTCCTTAAACTTTTGGGGGACAATAACGGCGACGGTATTGAGGACGACCTTCCGCAGTCGGGCCTGTTTATCGGGCAGACGGCAGGAACGATTTTCGATTATCAGACCAATGGAATATATCAAATCGGGGAACAGATACCAGCGGGCTATTCACCCGGTACCTACCGCATAGTCGATCAGAACGGCGACGGAGTAATCAATGCCAGCGACCGCACCATTCTGGGTACATCCAACCCCGGATTCAGGATGAGCCTGCTGAACAACTTTCAGTACAAAAACTTTACCCTTTCGGTTTTTCTGAATTCGATTCAGGGTGACGACCGCTCCTGGCTGTCGTCGAATACCCCGCGGAAGATCAGGGACGATAATTCCATAAGGGAAAACTACTTAACCGGTATAGACTTCTGGGCACCGGACAACCCGGGCGGAAAGTATCCCAGGTCGATCGTCTCTGCTACCCTAAACCCATCCATCTATCAGAGCAGGAACTTTGTAAGGTTACAGGACGTTTCCCTGTCCTATAAATTTACAGGCAGGTTCATCGAACATTTGAAACTGCAGAACCTGAACGTATTTGTGAGCGGAAGAAATCTTGCTACCTGGACCAACTGGGAAGGCTGGGACCCGGAAACCAACCAGGGATGGAGCAATGACGGAAGACCCGTCCTTAAGAGTTATTCCCTTGGACTTAATGTTACATTTTAA
- a CDS encoding family 43 glycosylhydrolase, protein MRLKIIDNTRQISIYTVLLFFLLSGCTKKEAGLSASSASGNLQQKKMAAGNISALAAVGQMSGNPILPSQSADPDMIFANGKYYIYTTANGPGASQFHCYSSSDLLAWTDEGIVLDLANVSWGHANGWAPSVVARNGNYYFYFTAEKKIGVAVGTSPTGPFVDKGSPLATGDGTDPIDPMVFIDNNGQAYMYWGNTTFNIQQLNTDMISLSGTRGHQKPSNYFEAPYVLKRNSTYYLMYSVKFYTDDDYHVEYATSSSPMGPWTTKGRITSPTGEIKGPGHNAVLRKPGCPEEYFFVYHRRNTTNVNQRQVAIDRMFFDSSGNIMPISISTSGVIKSPGSTACLSPNPITNGQYAIRSKMNTASGAGLYLDIPGCSNANADVKTWTKTTCNGQKWNLSYQGNGFYKIISEQPSHKSLDLVNCGIERGTDVVVFDALGNNCQLWRIESDGNGWYRLIARASNNVLDIEDASASPGANVRSWSWNATDAQLWKFETP, encoded by the coding sequence ATGAGACTAAAGATTATTGATAATACCAGGCAAATTTCAATCTATACCGTTCTCCTCTTTTTTTTACTGTCCGGGTGCACGAAAAAGGAAGCAGGGCTTTCGGCCTCGTCCGCATCAGGGAATCTGCAGCAAAAGAAAATGGCCGCTGGCAATATTTCGGCCCTTGCCGCGGTGGGGCAGATGAGCGGCAATCCCATACTGCCCTCTCAGAGCGCAGATCCGGACATGATATTTGCAAACGGAAAATATTACATCTACACCACCGCCAACGGGCCTGGCGCGAGCCAGTTTCATTGCTATTCCTCCAGTGACCTTTTGGCCTGGACTGATGAGGGAATCGTGCTTGACCTGGCGAACGTAAGCTGGGGGCATGCGAACGGATGGGCGCCGAGTGTAGTGGCCAGAAACGGAAATTATTATTTCTATTTTACCGCCGAAAAAAAGATTGGCGTAGCGGTCGGCACCAGTCCGACCGGACCGTTTGTGGACAAGGGATCTCCACTGGCCACGGGTGACGGTACCGACCCTATTGATCCAATGGTGTTTATTGATAACAACGGCCAGGCCTATATGTATTGGGGGAACACTACATTCAATATCCAGCAGCTCAATACCGACATGATTTCCCTAAGCGGAACCCGGGGTCACCAGAAGCCGTCCAATTATTTTGAGGCGCCGTATGTCCTGAAGAGAAACTCTACCTACTACCTGATGTACTCGGTAAAATTTTATACCGATGATGACTACCATGTAGAATATGCTACATCTTCAAGCCCAATGGGCCCATGGACTACCAAAGGCCGCATCACCTCGCCAACCGGTGAGATCAAAGGTCCAGGGCACAACGCTGTCCTGAGAAAGCCGGGCTGCCCGGAAGAATATTTCTTTGTTTACCACAGGCGCAATACCACCAACGTAAACCAGCGTCAGGTGGCCATTGACAGGATGTTTTTTGACAGTTCGGGAAATATCATGCCCATCAGCATCTCAACTTCCGGGGTTATAAAATCTCCCGGCTCGACGGCCTGTCTTTCACCCAATCCCATTACAAACGGGCAGTATGCCATCAGGTCCAAAATGAACACCGCCTCGGGCGCTGGGTTATATCTGGACATCCCTGGGTGCTCAAATGCGAATGCAGATGTGAAAACCTGGACCAAGACAACCTGCAACGGTCAAAAGTGGAATCTGAGCTATCAGGGAAACGGTTTCTACAAAATTATATCCGAACAGCCAAGCCATAAATCACTCGATCTGGTCAACTGCGGCATTGAGCGGGGAACCGATGTGGTGGTATTTGATGCACTGGGCAATAACTGCCAGCTATGGCGTATAGAATCAGATGGCAACGGCTGGTACCGGCTGATTGCAAGGGCGAGCAACAATGTCCTGGATATTGAGGATGCCAGCGCATCGCCCGGTGCAAACGTCAGGTCCTGGTCCTGGAATGCCACCGATGCACAGTTATGGAAATTTGAGACGCCGTAA
- a CDS encoding cellulase family glycosylhydrolase, translated as MNNRILSAVLLILLVSGSVSAQKTKKAPGQVWPTEKAREWYSSHKWLTGANYIPSNAINQLEMWQGDTFSPDLIDKELGLAQGIGFNTLRVFLYSKAYQQDPEGFLKRVDQFLAIADKHQISPMLVFFDDCWNKTSAVGKQPEVKTGVHNSGWLQDPGDPASREEAGFAELERYVKAVMNRFANDKRVLLWDLYNEPGNSGKLETTIPLLMKTIEWARAVNPSQPISIGLWNWGYEKLNALQIANSDVVTYHNYEAPDWHQRTIDLLKTGGRPMICTEYMARSRNSRFSNILPLLKKENVGAINWGFVSGKTNTKYAWDTPLADGSEPLEWFHEIFNPDGTPYRRDETELIKKLNAK; from the coding sequence ATGAACAACAGAATTTTATCCGCAGTGCTCCTGATACTACTGGTTTCCGGTAGTGTCTCTGCACAGAAAACCAAAAAAGCACCGGGCCAGGTCTGGCCTACAGAGAAAGCAAGGGAATGGTATAGCAGCCATAAATGGCTTACAGGGGCGAACTATATTCCTTCCAACGCAATCAACCAGCTGGAAATGTGGCAGGGAGACACCTTTAGCCCTGATCTGATAGACAAAGAGCTGGGCCTTGCACAGGGTATAGGCTTTAATACCTTGCGGGTATTTTTATATAGTAAGGCTTACCAGCAGGATCCTGAAGGGTTTCTAAAGCGGGTTGATCAGTTCCTGGCTATTGCCGATAAACATCAGATCAGCCCTATGCTTGTTTTTTTTGATGACTGCTGGAACAAAACCTCAGCGGTCGGGAAACAGCCCGAAGTTAAAACCGGTGTCCATAATTCGGGTTGGTTGCAGGATCCGGGCGATCCGGCCTCCAGAGAGGAAGCCGGTTTTGCCGAACTTGAGCGTTATGTAAAAGCGGTAATGAACCGTTTTGCAAATGATAAACGCGTGCTGTTGTGGGATTTGTACAATGAACCGGGTAATAGCGGAAAACTCGAGACGACCATTCCCTTACTGATGAAAACAATCGAATGGGCCAGGGCGGTAAATCCCAGCCAGCCAATCAGTATCGGGCTCTGGAACTGGGGTTATGAAAAACTCAATGCCCTTCAGATCGCCAATTCGGATGTAGTAACCTACCATAATTATGAGGCGCCAGACTGGCATCAGCGCACTATCGACCTGCTTAAAACGGGTGGAAGGCCTATGATCTGTACAGAATACATGGCAAGGAGTCGAAATAGCCGTTTCTCAAACATTCTCCCCTTACTCAAAAAGGAAAACGTAGGGGCGATAAACTGGGGATTTGTTTCCGGAAAAACCAATACCAAGTATGCATGGGATACCCCACTGGCTGATGGTAGTGAACCCCTGGAGTGGTTTCATGAAATCTTTAATCCCGATGGTACACCTTATCGCAGGGATGAAACTGAATTGATAAAAAAACTCAACGCCAAATAA
- a CDS encoding response regulator transcription factor, whose protein sequence is MEKKTVTELNPAGGQADKFVILLVDDEEEILEYISDVFSEKYRVITAQNGLEALERLHDDIVQLVISDVMMPGMDGYQLCERIKSDFEYSHIPVILLTAKTGLQATIEGLEMGADAYVEKPFHTDFLQVQVASLLRNRAKIKAYFANSPLVHIKSMAHTKGDEMFLEKLQNLINERLDDPELGVEYLADRMNMSRPTLYRKIKSISSLSSNELINITRLKKAAELLSEGILKIYEISERVGFSSYKHFGRTFSKQFGMSPKDYVQSRQENAH, encoded by the coding sequence ATGGAAAAAAAGACAGTGACCGAGCTGAATCCGGCGGGAGGCCAGGCGGACAAATTTGTCATTCTGCTGGTGGATGACGAAGAGGAGATTTTAGAATATATCTCGGATGTGTTCAGCGAAAAATATAGGGTCATAACCGCTCAGAACGGCCTGGAAGCACTGGAAAGGCTTCATGACGACATCGTTCAGCTGGTTATAAGTGATGTTATGATGCCCGGGATGGACGGTTACCAGCTGTGCGAGCGAATCAAATCGGATTTCGAATACAGCCACATTCCCGTAATACTGCTCACGGCAAAGACCGGTCTGCAGGCCACGATCGAGGGCCTGGAAATGGGGGCCGATGCCTACGTAGAGAAACCCTTCCATACGGATTTTTTGCAGGTGCAGGTAGCCTCGCTGCTGCGAAACAGGGCAAAGATCAAAGCCTATTTCGCCAACTCTCCCCTTGTGCATATCAAAAGCATGGCGCATACAAAGGGAGACGAAATGTTTTTAGAGAAGCTCCAGAATCTTATCAATGAACGGCTCGATGATCCAGAACTGGGCGTAGAATACCTTGCCGACCGGATGAACATGAGCCGTCCCACCCTGTACCGTAAGATAAAGTCGATATCCAGTCTGAGCAGCAATGAGCTGATCAATATCACCCGGCTAAAAAAGGCTGCAGAATTACTGAGCGAGGGAATTTTGAAGATATACGAAATTTCAGAAAGGGTCGGTTTCAGTTCATACAAGCATTTCGGAAGAACCTTTTCCAAGCAGTTCGGAATGTCACCCAAGGACTATGTGCAGTCCAGACAGGAAAACGCGCATTGA
- a CDS encoding glycoside hydrolase family 43 protein, which yields MRKFLTTLIVLLSFTGAYAQTFTNPLLPSGADPYSYFKDGYYYYTHTSGNRIELYKSKSLEGIKDAPHKTIWKAPQVGPYSKEIWAPEVLFLRGKWYAYFAADDGSNANHRMYVLENASADPMQGEWIFKGKVGDHTDKWAIDGDVIEIGNQLYMAWSGWDGNENGRQEIFIARLENPWTVGSPRVKISTPTFDWEKNGDLNSPGNPPHVDVNEGPQFLVHGEKIFIIFSASGCWTDNYALGMLSADLKADFMSPASWIKYPKPKFVKSQANGVYAPGHNSFFKSPDGLEDWILYHANDQPGQGCSGFRSPRAQKFTWNEDGTPDFGEPVKTGTALKVPSN from the coding sequence ATGAGAAAGTTTTTAACGACCCTGATTGTCCTGCTGTCTTTCACCGGAGCCTATGCACAGACCTTTACCAATCCGCTGCTGCCCTCAGGGGCGGATCCGTATAGTTATTTCAAGGACGGTTACTATTATTACACCCATACCAGCGGCAACCGTATCGAATTGTATAAAAGTAAAAGCCTGGAAGGCATAAAGGATGCACCGCACAAAACCATCTGGAAAGCGCCGCAGGTCGGGCCTTATTCGAAGGAGATCTGGGCACCGGAAGTACTATTTCTGCGGGGAAAATGGTACGCCTATTTCGCTGCCGATGATGGCAGCAATGCAAATCACAGGATGTACGTTCTTGAAAATGCTTCTGCCGACCCCATGCAGGGCGAATGGATTTTTAAAGGAAAAGTCGGTGACCACACCGATAAATGGGCTATTGACGGGGATGTCATCGAGATTGGGAACCAGCTCTACATGGCCTGGTCCGGATGGGATGGAAATGAGAACGGCAGACAGGAAATTTTTATTGCCCGCCTGGAAAATCCCTGGACAGTAGGGTCCCCGAGGGTGAAAATATCTACGCCGACATTTGATTGGGAAAAAAACGGAGACTTGAATTCGCCGGGCAATCCACCGCACGTGGATGTTAACGAGGGACCCCAGTTCTTAGTTCATGGTGAGAAAATTTTCATTATATTTTCCGCAAGCGGCTGCTGGACGGACAATTATGCCCTTGGCATGTTGTCTGCAGACCTTAAAGCGGATTTCATGTCACCAGCCTCGTGGATAAAATATCCCAAGCCTAAATTTGTTAAATCCCAGGCGAACGGGGTTTATGCACCGGGACACAACTCTTTTTTCAAATCGCCCGATGGCCTGGAGGACTGGATCCTATATCATGCGAACGACCAGCCCGGTCAGGGCTGCAGTGGATTTCGCTCCCCACGCGCACAAAAATTTACCTGGAACGAAGACGGCACACCGGATTTCGGTGAACCGGTTAAGACCGGCACTGCCTTGAAGGTACCCTCAAATTAA